Part of the Arachis hypogaea cultivar Tifrunner chromosome 6, arahy.Tifrunner.gnm2.J5K5, whole genome shotgun sequence genome, CGGGAATCATTTTATGCTCTTTGTGGTCACTTTTTGTTCAGATTCTTAATGTTGGTGGGTTAGCCTTGTCCGTCATTTGGTTTGCTCTTAAGTTGACAGCTTCTAATTGATGTCAGTTGCTATGATTAGTAGCATGTATAAGTTGACAACTTCTTGCTTGATGAATGTTTGGATTTGTAGTGAAAATACTGACTATTTCTGTTTAAATTTAGATATGTTTGTACATGTAGGACATTTGATTTATGTTATGCCTAGACTCTTTGATAGATTTATGTAGTTTTGTTAACCTTTCCTCTTAGAAAAGCTCTAAAACCCCAAACCAAATTCAGAATGGTATTTAGCAACTGGTGTGTTGATTGTGGAATCTAAGTCTTTTGTGTTACCATGCAGGGATTTTTGTTGGGGGAAGCAAGGTTGTGCATTTCAGACCTGCGCGAAACTTGAAGTCAATCACCGAGGCATCTTCAGACCTGGATGATCAAACATCAGACCCATGTCCAATCTTTCCCGATTGCGGATTCAGGCAGCCAAACAGTGGTGTGGTTCTTTCTTGCCTAGACTGCTTCCTTCGAAATGGGTCCATTTACTGTTTTGAGTATGGTGTTTCACCATCCGTTTTTCTTACCAAAATACGGGGAGGCACGTGCACTACTGCATTATCTGATCCACCGGAGACCGTGATCCATCGGGCAATGTATCTGCTTCAAAATGGGTTTGGCAACTATAATGTGTTTCAGAACAATTGTGAGGATTTTGCTTTGTACTGCAGAACTGGCCTATTGATAGTGGATAAGCAAGGGGTTGGAAGAAGTGGCCAAGCTTCTTCCATTATCGGTGCCCCGCTGGCTGCAATGCTTTCTTCTCCACTCAAGTTGTTGATGCCAAGTCCTGTTGGTGTGGCAACGGTAACAGCAGGAATGTACTGCATGAGCAGGTATGCAACTGACATTGGTGTAAGAAGTGATGTGATCAAGGTTGGAGTAGAAGACTTGGCCGTGAACTTGGGATGGCATTGCCCTGATCAGAtgcaagaggaggaggaggaggaggaggaggaggtggtgg contains:
- the LOC112695291 gene encoding protein LEAD-SENSITIVE 1, giving the protein MGLLTNKVLRHEIKPGDHIYTYRAVFAYSHHGIFVGGSKVVHFRPARNLKSITEASSDLDDQTSDPCPIFPDCGFRQPNSGVVLSCLDCFLRNGSIYCFEYGVSPSVFLTKIRGGTCTTALSDPPETVIHRAMYLLQNGFGNYNVFQNNCEDFALYCRTGLLIVDKQGVGRSGQASSIIGAPLAAMLSSPLKLLMPSPVGVATVTAGMYCMSRYATDIGVRSDVIKVGVEDLAVNLGWHCPDQMQEEEEEEEEEVVDPGVETSDTQITTVR